One region of Sylvia atricapilla isolate bSylAtr1 chromosome Z, bSylAtr1.pri, whole genome shotgun sequence genomic DNA includes:
- the ATG12 gene encoding ubiquitin-like protein ATG12 has product MAELEKLPPPAAAQSGSRSDGGEETPEGAAAAGPAEPGPPPAGSPGTEEPAGDAKKKIDVLLKAVGDTPIMRTKKWAVERTRTIQGLVDFIKKFLKLMASEQLFIYVNQSFAPSPDQEVGTLYECFGSDGKLVLHYCKTQAWG; this is encoded by the exons ATGGCGGAGCTCGAGAAgctgccgccgcccgccgcggcGCAGAGCGGCAGCCGGAGCGACGGTGGAGAGGAGACCCCAGAgggcgcggccgcggcggggcccGCCGAACCGGGCCCGCCTCCGGCCGGGTCTCCGGGCACCGAGGAGCCCGCGGGCGACGcgaaaaagaaaa TTGATGTGCTGCTGAAGGCTGTGGGCGACACCCCCATCATGAGGACCAAGAAGTGGGCGGTGGAGCGGACCCGGACCATCCAGGGCCTCGTGGACTTCATCAAGAAGTTTCTCAAGCTGATGGCCTCCGAACAGCTG ttcaTATATGTAAACCAGTCTTTTGCTCCATCTCCAGACCAAGAAGTGGGGACCCTCTATGAG tgttttGGAAGTGATGGCAAGCTTGTACTGCATTATTGCAAAACTCAGGCATGGGGATGA